The genomic interval GGGGCTTCTTGGAGAACCAGGCCATGGGAGGGGCCGGGTTAATCCCACTTGCCGGGGGCCGTCAACTCCCATCCGAGCCCCCTTTCCCGGGGGCGACTAGAACTCGAAGGTGTCGCCCAGCTCCAGCACCTCCACCGGCATCTCCGCCAGCTCCTTCTTCAGGGGCTGAATGAAGGCCGGCTTGAGGTGGTAGATGAGCACGGCGCAGCCGTTGCGGTTGAACTTGGCCAGCTCGCTCCCGAGCGTGCGCGGGGTGAGGTGGCCGGACACGTCCGCCAGATGCTGCAGCGCGTTGGGGAAGCTCGTCTCCACCAGGAACGCCTTGAGGGTGGGCGTCTGGTTGAGCACCTTCCACAGCTTGTCGGTGGGGCCGGTGTCGCCGCTCATGCCCAGCGAGGTCCGGCCGCGGGTAATCACGAAGCCGCAGGACTCCACCGGGTGGTGCACGGGGATGGACTGCACCGTGTAGGGCCCCACCTGGAAGGTGCTACCGGCCCGGAAGGGCTTGATGCGCAGCACCGGCTCCTTGCGCGTGGGGATGCGCGTGAAGTCCGGCCAGAGCGCGTTGTTGAACATGTTCTCGCGCAGGGCCCGGGCACACTCGCGCGAGGCGTGGATGGTGAGCGGCTTGTCGCGCCGGCCGATGATCAGATCCGCCATCAGCGGCAGATCCTTCACGTGATCGAAGTGGCTGTGCCCGACGAGGATGTCGTCCACCTTGCACAGCTGCTCGAGCGTGAGGGAGCTCGTGAGCGCGCCCGCGTCGAGCGCGAGCACGTCGTCCACGAGGAAGCACGTGGTACGGCACGAGGGCAACTCACCGCCATGGCAGCCGAGGACCTGGAGCTTCACGCTAGAGATCTCCGAACTTCCACTTCATCTCCAGGTATCGGAGGAAGTCGTGGAGGCGGGCCGTATCATGGACGGTGAGCCTGTCACCGGAGCGCTCCACCAGCCCGGCCCGCTCCAACCGGTCCAGGATGTTGCGGATGGCCGGCTCGCCCACGCCGATCTGCCGGGGCAGATCCTTCAAGGGTAGTTCGATCTCCACCCCCTCCTCCATGGCCCGCCCGCGCGTCTGGCACGCCTGGAGGACGAGGTGCACCACCCGGCCCGCGGGATCCGAGTGCAGCAGGTTCTCGATCTGCGCGTCCGCCTCGGACAGGCGCTCGGCCAGCTTCTTGATCATCCGCACGGCGATCTCCGCGTTGCCGCGGATCATCCCCTCGAACGTCTTGGGGTCGATGACCAGCAGCTTGGCGTCCTCGCTGACGGTGGCCGTGGCGTTGCGCGGCCTGTTGGAGATGATGGACATCTCCCCGAAGAACTCCCCGGGCCCGAGCACCGCCAGGACCTTCTCCACGTCGCGCACACGCTTGGAGATGGCGATCCTCCCGGACTGGATGACGAACATCTCCTTGCCCGGCTCCCCCTCGCGGAAGAGGACCGTGCCCTTCGAGAACTCCTTGCCGAAACGTTGAAAGAGGGTTTCCTCGGCGCCCATCGTAGGGCGAGTTAAGCCGCCCCCATCGACAGGGTCAAATTCCGTCCGCGCGCCAGTGTCTTCCGCGCCCCGAGTGTCATCCACGCGCCTACCCTCGGACCGTGAGACGTCCAGGGCGACGCGAATGTGACACCCGGGGTGCTTGCGACCGAGACAAGCAGCGGGGGAAGCCGCTAGAAGGCGCGGCCGTGGGAACGACCTACAAGCAGTCGGGAGTGGACATCGAGGCGGGCGATGCGTTCGTGGAGCGCATCAAGCCCTATGCGGCGCGGACGGTGAGGCCAGAGGTGGTGGCCGGGGTGGGAGGATTCGGAGGGCTGTTCGCCCTTCCGCCGGGCAAGTACCGGGAGCCGGTGCTGGTGGCGGGCACGGATGGAGTGGGCACCAAGCTGAAGGTGGCCTTCCAGGCGGGCCGGCACGGGACGGTGGGCATCGATCTGGTGGCCATGTCGGTGAACGACATCCTCACGTGCGGGGCGGAGCCGCTCTTCTTCCTGGACTACTTCGCCACGGGGCGGCTGGAGGTGGAGGACGCGGCCGAGGTGGTGAAGGGCATCGCGCAGGGCTGTGAGCAGGCGGGGTGCACGCTGCTGGGCGGGGAGACGGCGGAGATGCCGGGCTTCTACGCGCGGGGCGAGTACGACCTGGCCGGCTTCTGCGTGGGCGTGGTGGAGCGCTCGGAGATCATCGACGGCAAGAGCGTGGCGCCCGGGGACGCGCTCATCGGACTGAGCTCGTCCGGCCTGCACTCCAACGGCTACTCGCTGGCGCGCAAGGTGCTGCTGGAGGACGCGAAGCTGAAGCTGGACGCGGTGCCCGAGGGGTTGGACCGCCCGCTGGCCGACGCGCTGCTGGAGCCCACGCGCATCTACGTGAAGGACGCGCTGGCGCTGATGAAGGCGGTGAAGGTGAAGGGCTTCGCGCACATCACCGGCAGTGGGATTCCGGGCAACCTGCCCAGGTGCCTGCCGGACGGGACGCGGGCGGTGCTGGACGAGAAGACGTGGAAGCGTCCGGCCATCTTCGAGCTCATCCAGAAGCTGGGGAACGTCGAGCGCAAGGAGATGTACGACACCTTCAACATGGGCCTGGGGCTCATCGCGGTGGTGGCGAAGGAGGACGTGCCGGCGGCGCTGGCGACGTTGAAGGCGCGCGGGGTGGAGGCGGCGGAGGTGGGCCGGGTGGAGGCGGGCCAGGGAGAGGCGACGGCGGTCATCGAGCCATGAGCGGCCGGACGAAGCTGGGCGTGCTGGTGTCGGGCAGTGGCAGCAACCTGCAGGCCCTGTTGGACGCATGCGCCCGGCCGGACTTCCCGGCCGAGGTGGCGGTGGTGGTGTCCAACGTGCCCACGGCCTTCGCGCTGGAGCGGGCGCGCAAGGCCGGGGTGCCGGCGGTGGTGGTGGATCACAAGGCCTTCGGCTCGCGGCCGGAGTTCGAGAAGGCGCTGGTGGAGACGCTGGTGTCGGCGGGCGTGGAGTGGGTGTGCCTGGCGGGCTTCATGCGGCTGCTGGGGGCGGACTTCCTGGGACGCTTCCCGGGGCGGGTGCTGAACATCCACCCGTCGCTGCTGCCGGCCTTCCCGGGGCTGCATGCACAGCGGCAGGCGCTGGAGCGCGGGGTGAAGGTGGCCGGGTGCACGGTGCACTTCGTGGATCCGGGCATGGACACGGGCCCCATCATCGCGCAGGCGGCGGTGCCGGTGCTGCCGGGGGATGACGAGGCGGCGCTGACGGCGCGCATCCTGAAGGAGGAGCACCGGCTGTACGCGCTGGTGGTGAAGCTGGTGGCCACGGGGGCGGTGCGGCTGGAGACCGGGCGCGTGGTGACGACGGCGGGACCGGCGGTGGGCGAGCAGAGCCTGCGCAACCCGGGGGAACCGGGATGAAGGAGCTGTCGCGAGAGGAGCGCCTGGCGGCGCTGCGCGAGGCGCGGGTGGTGCTGGTGAGCGCGTGCCTGCTGGGCGAGGCGTGCCGGTACGACGGGAAGTCGAAGGGCTCGGACAAGGTGATGCGGGCGCTGGAGGGCAAGGAGGTGGTGCCCGTGTGCCCGGAGACGGGAGCGGGGCTGGGCATTCCCCGGCCCGCGGTGGAGCTGAAGGGCGGAGCGGGCGCCGAGGTGCTGGCGGGACGGGCGCGGGCGGCGGAGGTGGAGTCGGGAGTGGACCGGACGGAGGCCTTCCGCCGAGGCGCGGAGCTGGCACTGGCGGCGGCACGGCGCTTCGGAGCGGAGGTGGCGCTGCTGAAGGAGCGTAGCCCCTCGTGCGGGACCCAGGGCACGCACGTGGACGGGGTGGTGGTACGAGGCCAGGGAGTAACAGCCGCCCTGCTCTCCCGGTCCGGACTCACAGTGCTGAGCGACGAGGACTTGTGAAAGTCCCCCCCTCTCCCTTCGGGAGAGGGTCCAACCAGGTTCCTCACCGTGGATGCCCCCTCTCCCTCTGGGAGAGGGCTGGGGTGAGGGTCTTCCCCACGTAGAACCTGCCCGCCACCTGCCCAGGCAACGAGCCCACCGGGCTCAGCCGCTTGACGGCGGGCCCGGCATCGCCCAGGAACGAAGCGACGCCATGGCGATCATCCTGGGACACACCATCGAGGCCCCCGGCCCGTGCAGCTACCTGCCAGATCAGCTCTCCTCGCTGGAGCAGCTGGTGATGCAGAACGTGAGCGCCGAGGAGTACG from Archangium lipolyticum carries:
- a CDS encoding Crp/Fnr family transcriptional regulator; translated protein: MGAEETLFQRFGKEFSKGTVLFREGEPGKEMFVIQSGRIAISKRVRDVEKVLAVLGPGEFFGEMSIISNRPRNATATVSEDAKLLVIDPKTFEGMIRGNAEIAVRMIKKLAERLSEADAQIENLLHSDPAGRVVHLVLQACQTRGRAMEEGVEIELPLKDLPRQIGVGEPAIRNILDRLERAGLVERSGDRLTVHDTARLHDFLRYLEMKWKFGDL
- the purM gene encoding phosphoribosylformylglycinamidine cyclo-ligase, whose translation is MGTTYKQSGVDIEAGDAFVERIKPYAARTVRPEVVAGVGGFGGLFALPPGKYREPVLVAGTDGVGTKLKVAFQAGRHGTVGIDLVAMSVNDILTCGAEPLFFLDYFATGRLEVEDAAEVVKGIAQGCEQAGCTLLGGETAEMPGFYARGEYDLAGFCVGVVERSEIIDGKSVAPGDALIGLSSSGLHSNGYSLARKVLLEDAKLKLDAVPEGLDRPLADALLEPTRIYVKDALALMKAVKVKGFAHITGSGIPGNLPRCLPDGTRAVLDEKTWKRPAIFELIQKLGNVERKEMYDTFNMGLGLIAVVAKEDVPAALATLKARGVEAAEVGRVEAGQGEATAVIEP
- a CDS encoding DUF523 domain-containing protein, giving the protein MKELSREERLAALREARVVLVSACLLGEACRYDGKSKGSDKVMRALEGKEVVPVCPETGAGLGIPRPAVELKGGAGAEVLAGRARAAEVESGVDRTEAFRRGAELALAAARRFGAEVALLKERSPSCGTQGTHVDGVVVRGQGVTAALLSRSGLTVLSDEDL
- the purN gene encoding phosphoribosylglycinamide formyltransferase; this encodes MSGRTKLGVLVSGSGSNLQALLDACARPDFPAEVAVVVSNVPTAFALERARKAGVPAVVVDHKAFGSRPEFEKALVETLVSAGVEWVCLAGFMRLLGADFLGRFPGRVLNIHPSLLPAFPGLHAQRQALERGVKVAGCTVHFVDPGMDTGPIIAQAAVPVLPGDDEAALTARILKEEHRLYALVVKLVATGAVRLETGRVVTTAGPAVGEQSLRNPGEPG
- a CDS encoding MBL fold metallo-hydrolase; this encodes MKLQVLGCHGGELPSCRTTCFLVDDVLALDAGALTSSLTLEQLCKVDDILVGHSHFDHVKDLPLMADLIIGRRDKPLTIHASRECARALRENMFNNALWPDFTRIPTRKEPVLRIKPFRAGSTFQVGPYTVQSIPVHHPVESCGFVITRGRTSLGMSGDTGPTDKLWKVLNQTPTLKAFLVETSFPNALQHLADVSGHLTPRTLGSELAKFNRNGCAVLIYHLKPAFIQPLKKELAEMPVEVLELGDTFEF